The Garra rufa unplaced genomic scaffold, GarRuf1.0 hap1_unplaced_305, whole genome shotgun sequence genome window below encodes:
- the chsy3 gene encoding chondroitin sulfate synthase 3 encodes FATYRTWAKSIPGKVEFFSSEGSDTSIPIPIVALQNVDDSYPPQKKSFMMLKYMHDHYLDQFEWFMRADDDVYIKSEKLESFLRSLNSSEAIFLGQTGMGARDELGKLALEPGENFCMGGPGVIMSREVLRRMVPHIRQCLQEMYTTHEDVEVGRCVRRFAGVQCVWSYE; translated from the coding sequence TTTGCAACATACAGGACCTGGGCAAAGAGCATCCCGGGCAAAGTGGAGTTTTTCTCCAGCGAGGGTTCAGACACGTCGATCCCCATCCCCATCGTGGCTTTGCAGAACGTGGACGACTCATACCCTCCACAGAAAAAGTCATTTATGATGCTCAAGTACATGCATGACCACTACCTGGACCAGTTTGAGTGGTTCATGCGAGCCGACGACGACGTCTACATCAAAAGCGAGAAGCTGGAGAGCTTCCTAAGGAGTCTCAACAGCAGCGAGGCCATCTTTCTCGGCCAGACGGGCATGGGCGCCCGTGACGAACTGGGCAAGCTGGCCTTGGAACCGGGCGAGAACTTCTGCATGGGCGGCCCTGGTGTGATCATGAGCCGCGAGGTGTTGCGCCGGATGGTGCCCCACATCCGCCAGTGCCTGCAGGAGATGTACACCACCCACGAGGACGTGGAGGTGGGCCGCTGCGTGCGCCGATTCGCCGGCGTCCAATGCGTCTGGTCCTATGAG